The Litchfieldia alkalitelluris genome has a window encoding:
- a CDS encoding Hsp20 family protein — protein MNPMDFFNKKDGFPFNAMPQSEINPKSILEMKKMVKQYHSLLNDDFWGDIHGLRTSKKKQTQMIPVEIWEDVKHIYLCIVAPGLPSMKYAKIHFNTDQILTLKVKSHSLKPSQAVTLLSSDLPQQYYEREIPLPKSVKMSNYTSSYEDGVLTYTFIKEDNELEIPFDF, from the coding sequence ATGAATCCAATGGATTTTTTCAATAAAAAAGATGGATTCCCGTTCAATGCAATGCCACAATCAGAAATTAATCCAAAATCAATACTTGAAATGAAAAAGATGGTTAAACAATACCACTCTCTGTTAAATGATGATTTCTGGGGTGACATTCATGGATTAAGAACTAGTAAGAAAAAACAAACACAAATGATACCGGTAGAGATTTGGGAAGATGTAAAACATATCTATTTATGCATAGTTGCTCCCGGATTGCCTAGTATGAAATATGCCAAAATCCATTTTAATACTGACCAAATTTTAACTTTAAAAGTTAAATCGCACTCTTTAAAACCAAGTCAAGCCGTTACTTTACTATCTAGTGATCTCCCTCAACAATATTATGAAAGAGAGATTCCCCTTCCGAAATCTGTAAAAATGTCAAATTATACATCAAGTTATGAAGATGGAGTACTCACTTATACATTTATTAAAGAAGATAATGAGTTGGAAATTCCTTTTGACTTCTAA
- a CDS encoding redoxin domain-containing protein: protein MPQGATETSTLKVGDKAPDFTLQAHGNRRVTLSEYRGISNVFLCFYPLDWTPVUGAQMPSYEDDLPRFEDFDTQVLGISVDSVHSHEAWQKSIGGVSYPLCSDFYPHGEVSEKYGVLRTKQGEPAYGASERALFIVDKEGIIQFIDVHPIDRQPDNEELFDVLRKL from the coding sequence ATGCCACAAGGAGCTACTGAAACAAGTACCTTAAAAGTGGGGGACAAAGCACCAGATTTTACGCTTCAAGCCCATGGCAACCGTAGAGTCACTTTAAGTGAATATCGCGGAATTAGTAATGTGTTTTTATGTTTTTATCCTCTAGATTGGACACCTGTCTGAGGCGCGCAAATGCCTTCTTACGAGGACGATCTTCCTCGCTTTGAAGACTTTGATACCCAAGTTTTGGGTATAAGCGTTGATAGTGTACATAGTCACGAGGCATGGCAAAAATCAATTGGTGGAGTATCTTACCCACTTTGCTCTGATTTTTACCCACATGGAGAAGTATCTGAAAAATATGGTGTTCTTCGTACAAAACAAGGAGAACCAGCATACGGAGCTTCCGAACGTGCATTATTTATTGTCGATAAAGAAGGAATCATTCAATTTATTGATGTCCACCCAATCGATCGACAACCAGATAATGAAGAATTATTTGATGTTTTACGTAAACTTTAA
- a CDS encoding glycine/sarcosine/betaine reductase selenoprotein B family protein encodes MELSRKAIPYTPVDKPLHEMTIMIVSTSGVHLKDQEAYNTDPAEGDATFRIIPGDVDSKDLTVTHAAPKDHYNTDYPKEDINCVFPIDRLREMVDDGDLGGVAEKHLTMMGYSMRLNKINKETIPALVKEVVRSKADAVLLTAG; translated from the coding sequence ATGGAACTCTCAAGAAAAGCAATCCCATATACACCTGTGGACAAGCCCCTCCATGAAATGACGATTATGATCGTTTCAACTTCCGGGGTACATCTAAAGGATCAAGAAGCATATAATACGGATCCAGCTGAAGGCGATGCGACGTTTCGTATCATCCCAGGAGATGTTGATTCTAAAGATCTAACGGTAACTCATGCAGCACCAAAAGATCATTATAATACCGATTATCCGAAGGAAGATATTAATTGTGTATTTCCAATTGATCGCCTAAGAGAAATGGTAGACGACGGTGATCTTGGTGGGGTAGCTGAAAAGCACCTAACAATGATGGGCTATTCTATGAGGTTAAATAAGATTAACAAGGAAACGATTCCAGCTTTAGTTAAAGAAGTAGTGCGCTCTAAAGCAGATGCAGTACTTCTGACAGCTGGCTGA